One genomic segment of Actinoplanes ianthinogenes includes these proteins:
- a CDS encoding zinc-dependent alcohol dehydrogenase, with protein MRALVFTGPGTAEVQDVPEPQAGPGQVIVEVERVGVCGTDVELFTGTMSYLHTGVASYPLRPGHEWAGTVVAAGPGVDAGWVGRRVTGDTMIGCGECARCRAGRHHVCPRRHELGCRDGLPGALAERLAFPAAYLYELPDTVDATLGALVEPGGNALRAVRAAAVAPGERLLIIGTGTIGLLAAMFGRARGAEVHLLGEQPAPSVWTRATLPDLPWDGVIDATNGAGIPRLAVDLVEPGRTVVYIGLAGTPSLVDTREIVLKDVTTVGLLGASAGLGGAITAYAQGQADPRPLVAGTVSLEEIVGVLAGKRPEGAGPGPKFHVDPRQGR; from the coding sequence ATGCGTGCGCTGGTTTTCACCGGGCCCGGCACCGCCGAGGTCCAGGACGTCCCGGAGCCGCAGGCCGGCCCCGGCCAGGTGATCGTCGAGGTGGAGCGGGTCGGCGTGTGCGGCACCGACGTGGAGCTGTTCACCGGGACGATGAGCTACCTGCACACCGGCGTGGCGTCGTACCCGCTGCGGCCCGGGCACGAGTGGGCCGGGACGGTCGTCGCGGCCGGGCCCGGGGTGGACGCGGGCTGGGTCGGGCGGCGGGTCACCGGGGACACCATGATCGGCTGCGGGGAGTGCGCCCGCTGCCGGGCCGGCCGGCACCACGTCTGCCCGCGGCGGCACGAGCTGGGCTGCCGGGACGGGTTGCCGGGCGCGCTCGCCGAGCGGCTCGCGTTCCCGGCGGCGTACCTGTACGAGCTGCCGGACACGGTGGACGCCACGCTGGGGGCGCTGGTCGAGCCGGGCGGGAACGCGCTGCGGGCGGTCCGGGCCGCGGCCGTCGCGCCGGGTGAGCGGCTGCTGATCATCGGGACCGGGACCATCGGGCTGCTCGCGGCGATGTTCGGCCGCGCCCGGGGCGCCGAGGTGCACCTGCTGGGCGAGCAGCCGGCCCCGTCGGTCTGGACCCGGGCGACGCTCCCGGATCTGCCCTGGGACGGCGTGATCGACGCAACCAACGGCGCCGGGATCCCGAGGCTCGCGGTGGACCTGGTCGAGCCCGGCCGGACGGTGGTCTACATCGGGCTGGCCGGGACACCGAGCCTGGTGGACACCCGGGAGATCGTGCTCAAGGACGTGACCACGGTCGGCCTGCTCGGGGCGTCCGCCGGGCTGGGCGGGGCGATCACGGCGTACGCGCAGGGGCAGGCCGATCCGCGACCGCTCGTCGCCGGCACCGTCAGCCTGGAGGAGATCGTCGGCGTGCTGGCCGGGAAGCGCCCGGAGGGCGCCGGTCCCGGCCCGAAATTCCATGTGGACCCGCGTCAGGGCAGGTAG